In a genomic window of Nocardia fluminea:
- a CDS encoding ESX secretion-associated protein EspG, translating into MNWHFTPDQFALTWARTDGDRIPYPLAVRASARDTVERAAQQPALDAWCARTLDADLAAALRVLAKPEIRVEVCGHAPAPVRMLGAVTADVAVLAVQDPGSAPDRGGSLHVQVGSTKRLAAQVFSRLPAQRPGLTPRITAPATRVEEDSRDLVTAPVAGPSDAARIRRLLQRPRSGIGQILVAAGTDPEPSGVLSWIDLTGDGRYLVHASRHIDITPATPDTAVEWLRRLLRSV; encoded by the coding sequence GTGAACTGGCATTTCACCCCGGACCAGTTCGCCCTGACCTGGGCGCGCACCGACGGCGACCGGATCCCCTATCCGCTCGCCGTCCGTGCGTCCGCGCGCGACACCGTGGAACGGGCCGCCCAGCAACCCGCGCTGGACGCGTGGTGCGCGCGCACCCTCGACGCCGACCTCGCGGCCGCCCTGCGGGTGCTGGCGAAACCGGAGATCCGGGTCGAGGTCTGCGGTCACGCGCCCGCGCCGGTGCGGATGCTCGGCGCGGTCACCGCGGATGTCGCGGTGCTGGCGGTGCAGGACCCCGGGAGCGCGCCCGACCGTGGCGGTTCGCTGCATGTGCAGGTCGGCAGCACGAAACGTCTCGCCGCCCAGGTGTTCTCCCGGCTGCCCGCCCAGCGCCCCGGCCTCACCCCGCGCATCACGGCACCGGCGACGCGGGTCGAAGAGGACAGCCGCGATCTCGTGACCGCGCCCGTCGCGGGCCCGTCCGACGCGGCCCGCATCCGCCGTCTCCTCCAGCGCCCCCGCAGCGGCATCGGCCAGATCCTCGTCGCGGCGGGCACCGACCCCGAGCCCTCGGGCGTACTGTCCTGGATCGACCTCACCGGCGACGGTCGCTACCTCGTCCACGCCAGCCGCCACATCGACATCACCCCCGCCACCCCGGACACCGCCGTCGAATGGCTACGCCGCCTGCTCCGCAGCGTCTGA
- a CDS encoding WXG100 family type VII secretion target produces MAMRSISGRTDVDYVSVVEVFDNLSHAEIHSAVRQLDPAALAAAGETFLTTATGLGDGVEIAHGEIRAAIADGWRGAAAQQASDAVRDFEQAGRRIADVLTAVGVRLSQAGDAAESLRAAVAEPDGTQPDPAAALLDSEQAANNATITREAENARLDAVRAMETIYAGAFLPTGSGVPAFTGIATETGTVAAGVAAPGSAPAAGIAQASAVVASATTPATVTAATLPAGASPVVTTGTTSTSNGVPAANGTAATTGVAANGTTPATTSGAAATAPNQAPANAVKASTTSTTPPTTTAPGTMPVGARIRPATAGRVTPPAEETRSANTSAAGDATASDPATEAASESRQERDPSVSGGEAATGMGAGAIGGMMGGAIAAAEQSRPAGGPRPAQQAEELEDEEDEFLRFLEEEPTYLEPADEVNALIGRMEPTSPAVLGEWTERE; encoded by the coding sequence ATGGCGATGCGTAGTATCTCCGGCCGGACCGACGTGGACTACGTCTCCGTCGTCGAAGTCTTCGACAACCTCTCCCATGCCGAAATCCACAGTGCGGTAAGGCAACTCGACCCGGCGGCACTCGCAGCGGCGGGCGAGACGTTTCTCACCACCGCCACCGGTCTCGGCGACGGCGTCGAGATCGCGCACGGTGAGATCCGTGCCGCCATCGCCGACGGCTGGCGCGGCGCGGCGGCCCAGCAGGCCAGCGACGCCGTACGCGACTTCGAGCAGGCCGGTCGGCGCATCGCCGATGTCCTGACCGCGGTCGGCGTGCGGCTCAGCCAGGCCGGTGACGCCGCCGAGTCCCTGCGCGCCGCCGTCGCGGAACCCGATGGGACACAGCCCGATCCGGCGGCCGCGCTGCTGGATTCCGAGCAAGCCGCGAACAACGCCACGATCACCCGCGAGGCCGAGAACGCCCGCCTCGACGCGGTGCGGGCGATGGAGACCATCTACGCCGGCGCCTTCCTGCCGACCGGGTCCGGCGTCCCCGCCTTCACCGGAATCGCCACGGAGACAGGCACTGTCGCCGCCGGTGTGGCCGCGCCGGGGTCCGCGCCCGCGGCCGGGATCGCGCAGGCATCCGCCGTCGTCGCGTCGGCGACGACACCGGCGACCGTCACCGCCGCCACGCTGCCCGCCGGAGCCTCACCGGTCGTCACAACGGGCACGACCTCGACGAGCAACGGCGTACCGGCGGCCAACGGGACCGCCGCGACCACCGGCGTAGCGGCGAACGGGACGACCCCCGCGACCACGTCCGGCGCCGCGGCCACCGCCCCGAATCAGGCGCCCGCCAACGCCGTCAAGGCGAGCACCACGTCGACCACACCGCCGACCACGACCGCTCCCGGCACGATGCCGGTGGGCGCCCGAATTCGCCCCGCGACCGCCGGCCGCGTGACTCCGCCGGCCGAGGAGACCAGATCGGCGAACACCTCGGCCGCCGGCGACGCGACGGCAAGCGATCCCGCCACCGAGGCAGCGAGCGAGAGCAGGCAGGAGCGCGATCCCTCGGTATCCGGTGGCGAGGCCGCGACCGGGATGGGCGCAGGCGCGATCGGCGGAATGATGGGCGGGGCGATCGCCGCCGCGGAGCAGTCGCGGCCCGCCGGTGGGCCGCGACCCGCCCAGCAAGCGGAGGAACTCGAGGACGAGGAGGACGAGTTCCTGCGGTTCCTCGAGGAGGAGCCGACCTACCTCGAGCCGGCCGACGAGGTGAACGCGCTGATCGGGAGGATGGAGCCGACCAGTCCCGCTGTGCTGGGCGAGTGGACCGAACGGGAGTGA
- a CDS encoding alpha/beta hydrolase produces the protein MPYFDSERGRLHCRCWSVDRPAARLALLPGTGQHSGHYHRFAAALRPAGIELWALDTSGQGLSEGDPDAPGTIDELAADARGFLELVRADHPDPPVLMGHSLGAVTAVHLARESSVELAGLILCGTPRRVADIAPAPSLALLAVHGVDDRRAPIDVIRLWTARHRSVDLREYADAGHDLLHEPVQHRVSADIAEWVLTAVR, from the coding sequence GTGCCCTATTTCGACAGCGAGCGTGGACGATTGCACTGCCGGTGCTGGTCCGTCGACCGGCCTGCGGCGAGGCTGGCGCTACTGCCGGGTACCGGTCAGCACAGCGGGCACTATCACCGCTTCGCCGCGGCGCTGCGGCCCGCCGGGATCGAGCTGTGGGCCCTCGACACCTCGGGGCAGGGACTGAGCGAGGGCGATCCCGACGCGCCGGGCACCATCGACGAGTTGGCCGCCGACGCGCGGGGATTTCTCGAACTGGTCCGCGCCGATCACCCGGACCCGCCGGTGTTGATGGGCCACTCCCTCGGTGCCGTGACCGCCGTCCACCTCGCCCGCGAAAGCTCCGTTGAGCTGGCCGGACTCATCCTGTGCGGCACTCCGCGACGCGTCGCCGACATCGCGCCGGCTCCGAGTCTGGCGCTGCTCGCGGTGCACGGTGTGGACGACCGGCGAGCGCCCATCGATGTAATCCGGCTATGGACAGCACGGCACCGATCGGTAGATTTGCGCGAGTACGCCGACGCCGGACACGACCTGTTGCACGAACCGGTGCAGCACCGCGTGTCGGCCGATATCGCGGAGTGGGTACTCACCGCGGTGCGATGA
- a CDS encoding SMP-30/gluconolactonase/LRE family protein: protein MTSASLGSGAVAGAAPLSLCGQARQEVAIKSSVPLLDWSENFGIDAKGDLWVSRVMRGEVQRYDRDGRLTATVAVPSPGAVRLGPDGLLYVVTGNSPLAGSGGIVRFDPTAARPNPVAFATGFPQPNGAAFDADGNLYVTTGNGLHRLRPDGSEDMDWWTAVSIEGPNGVAVSGDSVYVTANFVGADGPVGRVLRLSRSNPGATTTIADLTSFGTLPDFVDDLVVRDGALYVTTLAGHLVRVNPNTGTACTVVATQPLTAVVADPSDPSALLAGSEEGTVLRIRPIG, encoded by the coding sequence GTGACCAGCGCCTCGCTCGGTTCCGGCGCTGTCGCCGGCGCCGCGCCGCTGTCCCTGTGCGGCCAGGCGCGCCAGGAGGTGGCGATCAAGTCGAGCGTGCCGCTGCTGGACTGGTCGGAGAACTTCGGCATCGACGCCAAGGGCGACCTGTGGGTGTCGCGGGTCATGCGCGGCGAGGTGCAGCGCTACGACCGCGACGGCCGCCTGACCGCCACGGTGGCGGTGCCGTCGCCCGGTGCTGTCCGGCTCGGACCCGACGGACTGCTGTACGTGGTCACCGGTAACTCGCCGCTGGCCGGTTCGGGCGGCATCGTCCGCTTCGATCCCACGGCCGCGCGCCCGAACCCCGTCGCGTTCGCCACCGGCTTCCCCCAGCCTAACGGCGCGGCCTTCGACGCCGACGGCAATCTGTACGTGACCACCGGAAACGGCCTGCACCGTCTGCGCCCCGACGGCAGCGAGGACATGGACTGGTGGACGGCCGTGAGCATCGAGGGACCCAACGGTGTTGCGGTGTCGGGTGATTCGGTCTACGTCACCGCCAACTTCGTCGGTGCGGACGGCCCCGTCGGTCGCGTGCTGCGACTTTCCCGGAGCAACCCGGGCGCCACCACCACCATCGCCGACCTGACCTCGTTCGGCACCCTGCCCGATTTCGTCGACGACCTCGTCGTGCGCGACGGCGCCCTCTACGTCACGACGCTGGCCGGGCACCTCGTCCGCGTCAACCCGAACACCGGCACCGCCTGCACCGTCGTCGCCACCCAGCCGCTGACCGCCGTCGTCGCCGACCCGTCCGACCCGTCGGCGCTGCTCGCGGGCTCGGAGGAGGGCACGGTCCTGCGCATCCGCCCGATCGGCTGA
- a CDS encoding acyl-CoA dehydrogenase family protein yields MKLALSPEEVAFRDELRHFYTTEIPADIRDRVKHGQDLSREDIVTANKILNDNGLCVPNWPVAWGGKDWTPMQRHIWLDEMQLASVPEPLTFNASMVGPVIAQFGSEELKQRFLPPTAALDIWWCQGFSEPDAGSDLASLRTTAVRDGDSYIVNGQKIWTTLGQYADWIFCLVRTDPNAPKKQAGISFLLFDVKSPGVTMRPIKLIDGSYEVNEVFFENVRVPADQLVGEENQGWTYAKYLLGNERTSITGVGKTKVKLGLAKDYARATRTGRGTLLDDPVFAARLAELENELLALELTQLRVVSNSVEGKPNPASSVLKLKGTDLQQAATELLLEVAGADALPVDADDIASPAWAQHTGPGYLNYRKVTIYGGSSEVQRSIISSTILGL; encoded by the coding sequence ATGAAGTTAGCCCTGTCCCCGGAAGAGGTCGCTTTCCGCGACGAGCTCCGGCATTTCTACACGACCGAGATCCCCGCCGACATCCGTGATCGGGTGAAGCACGGCCAGGATCTGTCCCGCGAGGACATCGTCACGGCGAACAAGATCCTCAACGACAACGGCCTGTGTGTGCCGAACTGGCCGGTGGCCTGGGGCGGCAAGGACTGGACGCCGATGCAGCGCCACATCTGGCTCGACGAGATGCAGCTGGCCTCGGTACCGGAGCCGCTCACGTTCAACGCCTCGATGGTCGGCCCGGTGATCGCACAGTTCGGGTCCGAGGAACTCAAACAGCGCTTCCTGCCGCCCACCGCCGCGCTCGACATCTGGTGGTGCCAGGGCTTTTCCGAGCCCGACGCGGGCTCGGACCTCGCCTCGCTGCGCACCACGGCGGTACGCGACGGCGACTCCTACATCGTGAACGGCCAGAAGATCTGGACCACGCTCGGCCAGTACGCCGACTGGATCTTCTGTCTCGTGCGCACTGACCCGAACGCGCCGAAGAAGCAGGCGGGCATCTCCTTTCTGCTCTTCGATGTGAAATCGCCCGGCGTCACCATGCGCCCGATCAAGCTGATCGACGGCAGCTACGAGGTCAACGAGGTGTTCTTCGAGAACGTCCGGGTGCCCGCCGATCAGCTCGTCGGCGAGGAGAACCAGGGCTGGACCTACGCCAAGTACCTGCTCGGCAACGAACGCACCTCCATCACCGGCGTCGGCAAGACCAAGGTCAAGCTCGGCCTCGCGAAGGACTACGCCCGCGCGACCAGGACCGGGCGCGGCACCCTGCTCGACGACCCGGTGTTCGCGGCGCGGCTGGCCGAGCTGGAGAACGAACTGCTCGCCCTGGAACTGACCCAGCTGCGGGTGGTCTCCAATTCTGTCGAGGGCAAGCCGAATCCGGCGTCGTCGGTGCTGAAGCTCAAGGGCACGGATTTGCAGCAGGCCGCCACCGAACTGCTGCTGGAGGTCGCGGGCGCCGACGCGTTGCCGGTCGACGCCGACGACATCGCCTCGCCCGCGTGGGCCCAGCACACCGGCCCCGGCTACCTGAACTACCGCAAGGTGACCATCTACGGAGGCTCGAGCGAGGTCCAGCGCTCGATCATTTCCTCCACGATCCTCGGATTGTGA
- a CDS encoding acyl-CoA dehydrogenase family protein, producing the protein MELALTEEQTMLRDTVRELLHRFYDGEALTKSGDTDPGWNRTVWKQLADLGVLGLTIPEEDGGVGAGPVEAMLVQEELGRALAPEPVLDSVVIPAELLRLAGSAEQRQRLLPALSEGTTLLAFAHTEPGVRWPSTELTTTAVAQGGKYALTGVKNPVPRGDVADEVIVSALLPDGGTGLFLVDPNQEGVRRRSYRTFDGRRAAQFDLDNATGELLGDTTDAADRIALTQGYAQAALCAESVGAMEVALTLTTEYLKTRKQFGVTLSKFQVLTQRAADCYVSLELARSMSLYATAALADGGNDPVVASRARLQVGKSAEHIGQEAIQMHGGIGVTAEYPVSHYVARLTAIGQTLGGALEHRRELADRIGEYDMVEL; encoded by the coding sequence ATGGAACTCGCACTGACCGAAGAACAGACGATGCTGCGTGACACCGTGCGCGAACTGCTGCACCGGTTCTACGACGGCGAAGCCCTCACCAAGAGCGGCGACACCGACCCCGGCTGGAACCGCACGGTCTGGAAGCAGCTCGCCGACCTCGGGGTGCTCGGGCTGACCATCCCCGAGGAGGACGGTGGCGTCGGCGCGGGCCCGGTCGAGGCCATGCTGGTGCAGGAGGAGCTCGGCCGCGCGCTGGCTCCGGAACCGGTACTCGACTCCGTGGTGATCCCGGCCGAACTGCTGCGGCTGGCGGGTAGCGCCGAGCAACGTCAACGGCTCCTGCCCGCACTGTCCGAGGGAACCACCCTGCTCGCCTTCGCCCACACCGAACCGGGTGTGCGGTGGCCGTCGACGGAGCTCACCACCACTGCGGTGGCCCAGGGCGGCAAATACGCGCTGACCGGGGTGAAGAACCCGGTGCCGCGCGGTGATGTGGCCGACGAGGTGATCGTCAGCGCGCTGCTGCCCGACGGCGGGACCGGGCTGTTCCTGGTCGACCCGAATCAGGAGGGTGTGCGACGACGGTCGTACCGCACCTTCGACGGTCGTCGCGCCGCCCAGTTCGACCTCGACAACGCGACGGGCGAGCTGCTCGGCGACACCACCGACGCCGCCGACCGGATCGCGCTGACCCAGGGCTACGCGCAGGCGGCGCTGTGCGCGGAGTCGGTCGGGGCGATGGAGGTCGCGCTCACGCTCACCACCGAGTACCTCAAGACCCGCAAGCAGTTCGGGGTCACGCTGTCGAAGTTCCAGGTACTCACCCAGCGCGCGGCGGACTGCTACGTCTCGCTGGAACTGGCCCGCAGCATGAGCCTGTACGCCACGGCGGCGCTGGCCGACGGCGGCAACGATCCGGTGGTCGCGTCCCGGGCGCGGTTGCAGGTGGGTAAGTCGGCCGAGCACATCGGCCAGGAGGCGATCCAGATGCACGGCGGCATCGGCGTCACCGCGGAGTACCCGGTGAGCCACTATGTGGCCCGGTTGACCGCGATCGGGCAGACGCTCGGTGGGGCGCTGGAACATCGGCGGGAGCTGGCTGATCGGATCGGCGAGTACGACATGGTCGAGCTGTAG
- a CDS encoding GNAT family N-acetyltransferase has translation MRIDITSDAARFMDDVEPFLRRDPLRHTVIATVVINVINGRSGGLSTQFLCVRDDTGQVVGIAQCTDGAPYLGEIPAHSIPAVVDAFAAHAIALRSVEAPESDAVAFAARWAKANGGTYRNRYSARLFRLDTLQVPDAAGSPRRAVGDDVAACIAMIEAFGVEADVPQRLNEAVVRKRIEAGTTWLWEYDGTPVCLVARQPAVLGWARIGPVYTPPRFRGNGFASALTATVAGRIRAEGADACLFTDLANPTSNKIYQRIGFEPVRDFAHYTLTA, from the coding sequence GTGCGCATCGACATCACCAGTGACGCGGCCCGATTCATGGACGACGTGGAGCCGTTCCTGCGTCGCGATCCGCTGCGGCACACGGTTATCGCCACCGTTGTGATCAATGTGATCAACGGCAGGTCCGGCGGCCTGTCCACGCAGTTCCTGTGCGTGCGCGACGACACCGGACAGGTCGTCGGCATCGCGCAATGCACCGATGGCGCGCCCTATCTCGGTGAAATCCCCGCGCACAGCATTCCGGCGGTCGTCGATGCCTTTGCCGCGCACGCGATCGCGCTGCGCAGCGTAGAGGCGCCGGAAAGCGATGCCGTCGCCTTCGCGGCCCGGTGGGCGAAGGCCAACGGCGGTACCTACCGCAACCGGTACTCGGCCAGGCTGTTCCGCCTCGACACCCTGCAGGTGCCCGATGCCGCCGGCTCGCCGAGGCGGGCCGTCGGCGACGACGTGGCCGCCTGCATCGCGATGATCGAGGCGTTCGGTGTGGAGGCCGACGTGCCGCAGCGGCTGAACGAGGCAGTGGTGCGCAAGCGTATCGAGGCCGGAACCACATGGTTGTGGGAGTACGACGGCACGCCTGTCTGCCTGGTCGCCCGGCAGCCGGCGGTTCTCGGCTGGGCCAGGATCGGACCGGTCTACACGCCACCACGATTCCGCGGCAACGGTTTCGCGAGCGCGCTGACCGCTACGGTGGCGGGCCGGATTCGTGCGGAGGGCGCCGATGCCTGCCTGTTCACCGACCTGGCCAATCCGACGTCGAACAAGATCTACCAGCGCATCGGCTTCGAACCGGTGCGCGACTTCGCGCACTACACGCTGACCGCCTGA